Proteins found in one Cellulomonas palmilytica genomic segment:
- the crtI gene encoding phytoene desaturase family protein codes for MTAPRPRAVVIGAGVAGLATSALLAREGYDVEVVEQQHHVGGRAATWRRDGFTFDLGPSWYLMPEVFDHFFRLCGTSADDELDLVRLDPAYRVLFEPRDDEDRAPAVDVRTGAAHEAFETLEPGSGARLEAYLDSSRETYDLALRHFLYTTFASPRGLLGRDVARRAPRLARLLGTSLERFVASRFADERARQVLGYPAVFLGTSPDRAPALYHLMSHADLEAGVLYPRGGFGAVVDALLRVATRAGVKVRTGTRVTAVATVPERGRGGVRARVVGVDLADGERLTADVVVGAGDLHDLETRILPPELATYPERWWDARDPGFGAVLVHLGVRGRLPSLAHHTLAFTRDWRTNFDAIFGADRHVPDPASFYVCAPSRTDRGVAPDDHETLFLLVPVPADPTIGAGGIDGSGDPAVEAAADAAIATFADWAHVPDLASRVVVRRTIGPADFARDLSSWRGGALGPAHTLRQSAFFRGRNASRRVAGLLYAGGTTVPGIGLPMCLISAELAVKRLRGDTSAGPLPVPALLREVAA; via the coding sequence GTGACCGCCCCGCGGCCGCGCGCGGTCGTGATCGGCGCGGGCGTCGCCGGGCTCGCGACGTCCGCGCTGCTGGCGCGTGAGGGCTACGACGTCGAGGTGGTCGAGCAGCAGCACCACGTGGGCGGCCGCGCGGCGACCTGGCGGCGCGACGGGTTCACGTTCGACCTCGGCCCGTCCTGGTACCTCATGCCCGAGGTGTTCGACCACTTCTTCCGGCTGTGCGGCACCAGCGCGGACGACGAGCTCGACCTGGTCCGCCTGGACCCCGCGTACCGCGTGCTGTTCGAGCCGCGCGACGACGAGGACCGCGCACCGGCCGTCGACGTGCGCACCGGTGCGGCGCACGAGGCGTTCGAGACGCTCGAGCCCGGCTCCGGCGCGCGGCTGGAGGCGTACCTCGACTCGTCGCGCGAGACGTACGACCTCGCGCTGCGGCACTTCCTCTACACGACGTTCGCGAGCCCCCGCGGGCTGCTCGGCCGCGACGTCGCGCGCCGCGCGCCGCGCCTGGCCCGGCTGCTCGGCACGTCGCTCGAGCGGTTCGTCGCGTCGCGGTTCGCCGACGAGCGCGCGCGCCAGGTGCTCGGCTACCCCGCGGTGTTCCTCGGTACCTCGCCCGACCGGGCGCCCGCGCTGTACCACCTCATGAGCCACGCCGACCTCGAGGCCGGTGTGCTGTACCCGCGCGGCGGGTTCGGCGCGGTCGTGGACGCGCTGCTGCGCGTCGCGACGCGTGCCGGCGTGAAGGTCCGCACCGGCACGCGGGTCACGGCCGTCGCCACGGTCCCCGAGCGCGGCCGCGGCGGCGTGCGAGCGCGCGTCGTCGGGGTGGACCTCGCGGACGGCGAGCGGCTCACCGCGGACGTCGTCGTCGGCGCGGGCGACCTGCACGACCTCGAGACGCGGATCCTGCCGCCCGAGCTCGCGACGTACCCCGAGCGCTGGTGGGACGCGCGCGACCCCGGGTTCGGCGCGGTGCTCGTGCACCTCGGGGTGCGCGGCCGGCTGCCGTCCCTGGCGCACCACACCCTCGCGTTCACGCGCGACTGGCGCACGAACTTCGACGCGATCTTCGGTGCGGACCGGCACGTGCCGGACCCGGCCTCGTTCTACGTGTGCGCGCCGTCCCGGACCGACCGCGGGGTCGCGCCCGACGACCACGAGACGCTGTTCCTGCTCGTGCCCGTCCCGGCCGACCCCACGATCGGCGCGGGCGGGATCGACGGCTCGGGCGACCCGGCCGTCGAGGCCGCCGCGGACGCCGCGATCGCGACGTTCGCCGACTGGGCGCACGTCCCGGACCTCGCCTCGCGCGTCGTCGTGCGGCGCACCATCGGGCCCGCGGACTTCGCGCGTGACCTGTCGTCGTGGCGCGGCGGCGCGCTCGGTCCGGCGCACACGCTGCGGCAGAGCGCGTTCTTCCGCGGCCGCAACGCCTCACGCCGGGTCGCGGGGCTGCTGTACGCGGGCGGCACGACGGTGCCGGGGATCGGGCTGCCGATGTGCCTCATCAGCGCCGAGCTCGCGGTCAAGCGGCTGCGCGGCGACACCTCCGCCGGTCCCCTGCCGGTCCCGGCCCTGCTGCGGGAGGTGGCCGCGTGA